The genomic interval TGGAGTAACGCCACCGCTTTATCTGCGTCAGTTCTACCCTGCCGTAGATCCCAGTGAAGTGAATCGGATACTTCTTGAAACCAGCCGGTAACTGGAGCGGCATTTCCAGCCACTCCATTCCCTCATTCAGGGTTCTCGAATACCATGCCTCGAAAAAGCCGGCCTCAGCTTCACTGAAGTTGAAGTTCAGCGTCAGCGCTGAAGGCACGTAACTACTTATCTTTCGGTAGCGGCGTCTGCCAGTCACCATTGGGGTAGCTCGTATAGGGTCGACTGTCGTGTAGCCATACCCATCTTGCAGCGGAAGTGGCAATTCTGCCGGGTATTGAATCATTGCCATTCCTCAGCTGAGGTTTGCGTTTAGGTGAGAGGGCTGAGGCCCAGCGCTTCTTCAATGCGGGCAAGGCGCCGCTGCAGCAGAAGCTCTTTCTCGTCGGGCTGAGAGGGCTCAGGGTCGGGCACAGTGGCGCCCGGCCCGTTCTCGGCCTCTTCGGTTTCGGTAGTCATAAACTGCTCTCAGATTGGGCTTGGAGAGAATGTGGTATGAGCTGAACAGCGCCCATAAAAAAGCCCCGCTTTAACGGGGCTTCTGCTTACTCCTTGGCCATCAACTGTCCAAGGCTGTATCCGGTGATTTGGCTGATTCGCCCGCGCCACGCAGGACCA from Pseudomonas fortuita carries:
- a CDS encoding transposase, translating into MIQYPAELPLPLQDGYGYTTVDPIRATPMVTGRRRYRKISSYVPSALTLNFNFSEAEAGFFEAWYSRTLNEGMEWLEMPLQLPAGFKKYPIHFTGIYGRVELTQIKRWRYSIGAELKKRELIPEGWEQFPQFWLNKDIIDLAINREWPEA